The DNA region AGCGCGTGCGTGTTGACGGTGCGGAAGTGAAATTCGTAGGGGAAGATCACGCGATGGAGCGGTCCCATGTTCATGTGCAGGGCGTGCGCATCCGAGCCGCCGATGGCGACTACTTTTTTTCCGGTTGCCAGCAGTTCATCCCATCTGGAGAGTGTGTTCGGGATGGGTTGGCTGGCGACAAAGGCGGGGAAGTAGGCGTAGAACGCGCCGTGTAATTTGGTGGGAACGACGGTTTTCAACTCGCTAAGGGCATTCCATAATTCGATGCCCGTGTAGTTTTGCACGCTCCAATCCTCCCATGAGATGTCGGTCTCATTGAAGGCTTTGGCTTCCGGGTCGTCAGGATGCGCAAGGAACGCCAGTCCGCCTGCCTCGCGGACCTGGTTGATCAGGTTCTGCGGGTGTTGGGCGAAGGTTGCCATTTCGCGGTTCACGCCGAAGACGAGCAGGTGGTTCTTTTGCGGGTCGCGCGCCTGGTCGTGTACCTCCTCGCCGATGAGCATCAGTACCTTTTTATTCTTTTCCTTATAATAGCCCTCAAATCCGTCCACGAGAATGTTGTGATCGGTGACGATGACCGCATCCACCCCGGCGCGCAGGGCGGCGGCGGCGATGTCTTTGTGCGTGCCGCTGCCGTCTGAATAACGTGTATGCATGTGCAGGTTGATGATCGCTTCGTGCATAATTCCTCATTATCAAAATCATTTCCTCTTTCATCTCCGGCGGAACGTGGGATGAAAGAGGAAAAATTCATACTCTCTTAACTTCGTCGTTTGACGATTCTCTTCCCGAACAGGTATAATTTGCCCGCTAATTTCAAGGAGGCACATCGAATGACCAGTTTTTTGGATATTGCTTTGATTATAACCTCAGTGGGTTTGATCCTCAGCGTGATCCTGCAGAGCAAGGGCGCAGGGCTGGGCGGTCTGACCGGCGCGGACACCGGCGGTGTTTTCACTGCCCGCCGCGGCATTGAGCGCATCCTGTTCTGGGTGACGATCGGCTTAAGTGTATTGTTCTTTGCGCTTGTCATCGCCATTCTCATTGTCGGACGCTAATCAATACAAGCCTGAAAGGTCCGCCATTCCACTTGCTCCGGCGCGGGGCGTGGCGGTCCTTTCTTTTTTTCTATAACCTATGAAACGATTACGCTGGCAGATCTTGGTGGTGGCGGTCACGCTTGTGATTGTGACGCTGCTGCTGCTCAGCCAACAACCGGTGAGCGTGATCACCCTGCCCGAAGCCGCGCCTGGTGGTATTTATACCGAGGCGCTCGTTGGCTCCATGGGCAGGCTGAATCCCATGCTGGATTGGAACAACCCAGCCGACCGCGACATCAACCGTCTGATCTTCAGCGGGTTGATGAAATTCGATTCCCGCGGCTTGCCGCAGCCCGATCTTGCAGATGCATGGGGCGCATCCGCGGATGGGACGGTCTACAATTTCTCGATCCGCCAGAACGCGCAATGGCATGACGGTCAGCCTGTGACGAGCGACGACGTCATCTTTACCATCGAACTCATCAAAAGCAGCGGCTCCCTCTTCCCGCAGGATATCAAAGACCTGTGGTCGCAGGTCGAGGTCCGCAAACTGGATGAAAAAACGCTTCAAGTCAGACTGCCTGAGCCGTTCGCCCCATTCCTGGATTATGCCACTTTTGGGATCATGCCGCGCCACCTGCTGGAATCCGTCCCTGCGGACCAGCTTGCTTCGGCAGAATTCAACCTCAATCCGGTCGGATCCGGTCCCTACAGATTTGACCGTCTGCTTGTCAGCGGCGGACAGATCACTGGTGTGGTTCTGGTTGCCAACACGAATTACTATCTGCGCCCCCCGTTCATCGAACAGGTGGTCTTTCGTTTCTATCCCACCTCTGCCGCCGCGTTTGATGCCTATCGACGGGGCGAGGTGCTTGGCGTCAGTCAGTTGACGAACGATGTCCTGGAAGCGGCACTGCGTGAGCCGACCCTTTCAGTCTATACCAGCCGCCTGCCTCAAATGGGACTGGTCTTCCTGAACAACAACAATCCCAATGTGGCATTCCTGCAAAGCGACAAAGTCCGCCGCGCACTTATGTTGGGCTTGAATCGTACCATCATCGTTTCCCACATCCTGCAAGGACAAGCCATCATTGCGGATGGACCCATCCTGCCGGGATCGTGGGCATATTTTGACGAGATCGAGCAGTTCGATTACAACCCCGATGCCGCGATGCAATTGCTCAAGGAGGAGGGTTTTGTCATTCCGGTCGGCGGCGGGGAGGTGCGCTCCAAGGATGGTCAATTCCTTTCTTTCAGCCTGCTCTATCCTGATACCCCGCTCCATGCCCAGATCGCCCAAGCCATCCAATCGGACTGGGCGTTGATCGGCGTGCGGGTCGAACTGCAAGCCGTGCCGTATGATTCGCTGGTGAATGACTATCTTGCGACACGCAATTATCAAGCCGCCCTCGCCGATTTGAACACGTCCCGTACACCGGACCCGGATCCCTATCTCTTTTGGCACCAATCCGAAGCGACCGGCGGACAGAACTATTCGCAATGGGATAACCGCACGGCGAGCGAGTTCCTTGAAGTTGCCCGCACAACCGCAGATTTTTCTGAACGTGCGCGGCTGTATCGTAATTTCCAGGTGGTGTTCGCGAGAGATATGCCATCCCTGCCTTTGTATTATCCCGTCTATTCTTATGGCGTGGATGCACAACTGCAGGGTGTGCAGGTTGCGCCCTTATACGACACCAGTGACAGGCTTGCCCTGATCGCTGAATGGTATCTGGTCACGCGTCGCATCCTCGAGACGACGCCTGTTCCCACCAACGCCCCATAATACAAGGAGAACGCATCATGTCAGATGTACAGAAGGCACTGGAGTACGTCCGCGGAAACCGCGAACGATTTTTGAGCGAGTTGAAGGAATTTCTCGCGATTCCTTCGATTTCCACGCTGGATGAGAATAAAGGTGATGTCCGCCGCGCCGCCGAATGGACTGCCGCGCAGTTGCGTTCGATCGGCATGAAGAAGGTCAAGATCATGCCGACGGGCGGACACCCTGTCGTGTACGGCGAATGGATGGGCGCCGGCAAATCCGCTCCCACCATCATGATCTACGGACATTACGATGTCCAGCCGGTGGACCCGGTCGAGTTGTGGAAGTCCGATCCGTTCAAGGCGGAGGTGCGCGGCGACTATCTCTTCGGGCGCGGCTCTTCGGACATGAAAGGTCAGGTGGTGGCATCGCTCAAAGCGGTCGAGGCAATTCTCCGCACGGGCGAAGCGCCGGTCAACATCAAATGGCTGGTCGAGGGCGAGGAAGAGATCGGTTCGGAGCATCTCGGGGATTTCATCAAGAAGAATAAGAAACTGCTTGCCAGCGATTTTTGTCTGAACCCCGATGCGGGCATGATTGCGCCCGACAAGCCGACCATCACCACCGGTTTGCGCGGACTGGCGTACTTTGAACTGCGTGTGTACGGACCGAGCAAGGACTTGCATTCCGGTCTGTTCGGCGGCACGATTCATAACCCCGCCCAGGCGTTGATCGAGCTGGTGGCAGGGATGCACGACAAAAATGGAAAGATCACGCTGCCCGGCTTTTATGACAAGGTGCGCAAACTGAGCAAGAAGGAACGCGCTGATTTCAAACGCCTGCCGGTCAGTAAAAAAGATCTGCTGGCGATCACCGGCGTGCCTGATCTATGGGGCGAACCACAGTTCATTCCCGCCGAGCGTGTTGGCGCGCGCCCGACTTTGGAAGTGAACGGTCTGCTTTCCGGTTTCACCGGGCAGGGATCCAAGACGGTTTTGCCCGCTTGGGCGATGGCAAAGATCTCCTGCCGCCTCGTGCCGGACCAGACACCTGAAGAGGTCGAAAAGCAGATGCGCGCTTATCTGAAGAAAAACGCACCCAAAACAATCAAATGGGAGTTGATCAACCTGCACAATGCCGGCGCGGCGCTGGTGGAAACCGACTCGGCTGGCGTGCGCGCGCTTTCAAGCGCGCTTGAATCCGTATGGGGCAAACGTCCATATTTCAAGCGCGAAGGCGGTTCGATCGGTTCGGTGGTTCTTCTACAGGATTATGTCGGCGCGGACTCGCTCCTGACCGGCTTCGGCTTGCCCGATGACAACGTCCATTCGCCGAACGAGCGAATGCACTTGCCGACTTGGTACAAAGGCATCGAAGCGTTCACCCACTTTTTCTACAATTTCAAATAAGAAGGATGAAACAAACCTGACAGGTCCGAAAGACCTGTCAGGTTTTAACAATCAACATGGAAGATCGAATAATTTCCTACGGCGGTCAAGCCGTTATTGAAGGGGTGATGATGCGCGGGCAGAAAGCCTACGCGGTTGCCATGCGCGCGCCGGACGGCGAGATCGTCGTCCATACCGAGAAACTGGCGAACGTCTATCGCTCGAAGATCACGAAGATTCCCTTTCTGCGCGGCGTCATTTTATTATGGGATGCCTTGGGCTTGGGGATGCGCGCTCTCACGCTTTCCGCCAACACCCAAACAGGTGAAGATGAAAAACTGGAGGGACCGGCTCTTTATCTGACTTTGGGCTTGTCTCTCGCCTTTAGCATTGGTCTCTTCTTTTTGCTTCCTGCCGGTATCGGCGGCTGGGCGGAACATGCGCTCGCGCAGACCACCTCCGCCTTGTGGGTCGGCAACCTGCTCGAAGGTGTGCTTCGCCTTCTCTTGCTGATCGGCTATATCTGGGCGATCAGTTTCATGCCTGACATCAAGCGCGTGTTCATGTATCACGGCGCGGAACACAAGACCATCAACGCCTATGAAGCCGGCGCGGAATTGACCCCCGAGAACGTGGCGAAATATCCCATCGAGCATCCGCGCTGCGGCACGGCGTTCCTGCTGACCTTGGTCCTGCTTTCGATCTTGGTCTTCACGGCGCTGGGTCCGCTGCCGATCGGGTGGCGGCTTGCCACGCGCGTCCTGTTCATTCCCATTCTGGCGGGCATTGCCGTCGAATACATCCGCTGGACGGCGAATCATTTGAAAAAACCCATTGTGCAATGGCTGATAAAACCCAATCTTGCATTACAGCATCTCACCACGCGCACGCCCGATCTTGCCATGCTGGAAGTTGCGATCCACTCCTTCCAGTCCATGCGCAAGGCGGAATCGGAGATCGTAACGTAGGCATTTCGTACCCCAAGAGACTGGCATATGCCAGTCTCTTTTTATTTTCCGTTCATCTTGATTTGATAGCATTTTTTCCATGAAACGCTGGTTGTGGTTGATACCTGCAAGTTTGTTGATCTTTGCAGGCGCTTATTTCCTCTTCACGGTCGGACGCCCTGCGCCGGTGCCGGTGAAACGCGAGATTTATGAGGGGGTTGTGTATCGCCGCATCGTCCACTATCTGCCCCATGCGATGATCGCGCATGTGATCGTCGTTGACCGAAGAACCGCTGATGCGGAATTCATCGTCACGCCGCCGGATGAGGTGGAGGGCGGCACGTTGCAGGCGCGGACAACCTCCGCATTTCTGGAAGAATTCGGCGTGCAGATCGCCATCAATGGGGACGGCTTCTTTCCGTGGTGGTCGCGCAGTCCCGTAGATTATTATCCGCACAGCGGTGACCCGGTCACGCCGAACGGATTCGCCGCCCATCGGGGAACGGTTTATGCAGACGGTTTGCAGAACGAGAACAACGAACCCACCATGTACGTCAGCCGCAGGAATGAGATCACGTTTCTGCGCCAGCCGGGTAATCTCTTCCATGCCATTTCGGGAGACCGAATGTTGATCCAGGGTGGCGAGATCGTTGCTGGTCTGGATGATGAGATCATTCATCCGCGCACGGCAGTTGGCATCAATCGCAATGGACGGTTTGTGTATCTCGTGGTGGTGGATGGACGCCAGCCATTCTATAGCGCGGGTGCGACTTTCCTGGAACTGGCGGAGTTGATGAAGGATCTGGATATCCACTTTGCGATGGCGTTGGATGGCGGCGGTTCGTCCACGCTGGTGATGATGGGGGAGGATGGGAATGCAGTTATCCTGAATTCGCCAATCGACAGTTATATTCCGGGGCGCGAACGACCGGTGGCGAATCATTTTGGGGTGTTGATCAGGTGACAGGTCCGGGGCGAAGCGGGGAATGAGAGAATTAAGGGCTTTTATGTCGGAGACTCGATTCGAGCAAATCGAGTCCTTTTTATTCGCAACTATTTTGCAACTTCGCCGCAACCCACCTGCAATGTCCTCAGCCCGTTCCTGATTATAGAATGTAAGTATCGTGCACATGCAGAATGCCGTGATTCGGCAGCTTGGAGGGAATGCATCTTATAAACCCAGGTTCATGGTCGCAACTCGGTTCGTTTCGAGTCCTTCCACCATATCTTTTCTCATCAAGGAGAATGTTCAATGAAAACAAGTATTCCGGTTCGTGTCTTGTTGCTGGCTGTGATGTTGGTCAGCGCTTTGGGTACCAGCACGCAAGCTTTTGCAAAAAGTGAGGCGGCTCCTTTCCTCCCTGCGCAGATCATCATCCGCAGTACGACGTTTTGGGATGCCACCTTTAGCGGGACCGTAAATGCGGACCGCTTCGAGCGCTGGTCATTGCAGATCGAGGAGGCAAGCAGTTTCTCTGTGACTGTGACCGCATTGACAGGTGACTTGGTCCCCTCGATCTATTTGTTGGATTCTGGCGAGAACGAGATCGCCAGTGCTGCGGGCGTTCCATCGGAAACGGTTCTGACCACGACGCAGCCTGCGGGGGAATTCTTCATCCAGATCCAACCCGCATCCGGGGGCGGTACGTACAGCATGGTCATTCGGAAGACCGATGCCCCGGTTGTTGACCCGAACGCTGTCATCGTGCTGAATCCCGCCAGCATTGATATCGGTGATGTTTCCACCGCGACCGTGATGCTGAACAATGTGCCGGAAGGCGGATATGCCAGCGCGGAATTCACCTGTTCCTACGACGTCGCTTTTGTAGAAGTCAGCAATATTTCAGAAGCAGGTCTATTCGGCTCGGACTCCGCTGTGGTTCTGAATGGACCACAGGACGGCAGTTTCATCATTGCAATTGCGGGCAGCAATGGTCAGCGGGCGATGAGCAGCGGCGCGGCATTCACGTTCTCGGTGCTGGGTTTGCAGGCGGGACAGACTACGATCACCTGTCAGGTGCGCGTTTCGACGGGCAATTCCCTGACGACCCTTGACCCGGTTTCAGTCACATTGACCATTGCCGAACCTGAGGGAACGATCACGGGAACGGTTCTTGCCTCCAAGCCGGTCACTGTTACGCTGTACAACCAGGATAGCTCCGTGGCTGCCACCACCACCGCGGATGAAAATGGGAACTTCAGCATGACCGCCCCTCCCGGCTCCTATACGATTGTTGCCTCGGCATTGGGATTCTTGAAGGCACAGGGATCTCCCACTGTGACTGGCGGCGGTACCACCGTCATGCAGACTATCCAGTTGCTTGCGGGTGATATTGATGGCAACGATGTCATCGACCAGTTCGATGCGATGACCATCGGTTTCAACTATGGATTATCAACTCCGGATGCCGCCGACCTGAATAATGACGGCATCATCGACGTGCTTGATCTCGAACTGCTGGCGGCGAACTATCGTCAAGCCGGTGCGTTGAACTGGCAGTAACCATTGAATAGGAGGGGCGTGCTGGCGGGAGTCGGCACGCCCCTTTGGAGTACTTAATGAAAAGAATTGCATCTTTTCTCATCGCGGCATTCTGTCTGTTCTTTGCACCTTCGGCAGGCGCACAGGCATCGGAAAGCATCTGGATCACCGCCAGCGCTGACAGTTTCAAGACCGGTGAGACTCTCATCGTCACTGTCCATGCGGTTTCCGCCACGCCTGTCCAGGGATTTACGATTCAGATCCGTTATGACCCGGCTTGTCTTGAGCCGGTCAATGCCGCCAGCCCGGTCCCCGGCATGAACGGGTTGCTCCTGCCGCAGGGAGCGGGGCTGGCAGACGCGACCTTTGCCAGCACATCCCCTCAACTTGCGAACGGTATCGTGGCGGAAGTCCGCTTCACCACGCTGGGAGCCTGTCAGACCGATGTGAAACTTGAAAGCGCGGCGCTGGCGGTCAAAAATGAATCCGGGTTTGCGGCTCCGTTGGAGGGGGTAACGGTCGAGGAACGCATCATCCCGCTTACCATCAGCGCGGAGCGCGGCACCCCGCAGGATATTCCTCTGGTTGGAACCCCGCTTTCTCTGGGTGTTGAGGCGGATTCACCGTTCCGCCTTTCGACGGAAATGTCCATCGTTCTGGGCGTCATCGGCTTTTTCATGCTGATCGGTATTTTTGTGCTGATCCGAATTCTAAAAGGGAGCGGATTAAACAGGTGAGTTTGATGACGTATTTCTTGCGCGGTTTCGTTCGAACAGGATGGTCACTATGAAAGCCAAAATGCCGGTTCGTGTTCTGGTCTTGTTTGCCATGCTTTTCTCCGCCTTTCCAGTGGGAGTGCAGGCGCTCGCCGCCGCATCCGCGCCGCCGGATATGTTCCAGCTTCCGTGGGAGCAGGGACGCGCATGGGTGGCGTACGACGGCGTGGATAACGGCACCAAACGAGCGACCACCAGTCCGCATTATTACGGGCTTGGCGGGGCGATTGATTTTGCCCCGCGCGTTATCATGCAAGTGGGGGAAGATACGTCAAACGATTGGGTGACCGCTGTGGCGGCGGGAACAGTTACGCAAGTGGGGAGCTGCTTTATAAAGATCGACCACGGAAATGGCTGGACTTCGGAGTACTGGCATCTCGACAGAATCCAAGTGATGCAGGGGGATAAGGTCAGCAGGAACCAGCGGCTGGCGATCATTCATAACAATGCGAATGCACAGGTCTGTCTGGGCAATGAACATCCCGGACCGCATCTGCACTTTGTCCTCCGCCCCAGCGTGATGACCTCGCTCCTTGCGGGGTGGAAGGTCAACTTCAATGCGCTGACCAATGTGACCACCTACTCGAAAGGCGGGACCACGGTCGGGCGTCTTCAGCCGCTGATGAACATTCCCGATCTGCAGATCGTTTCCCGCGGACCGATTGCTTGGGATACCCAATATTCCGGCAGTGTGGATGCCTATCGCCATGAGCGCTGGTCATTGTTGCTGCTGGAACAGACGACCTTCACAATAACGGTCAATCCCACCGGCATGGGACTTGCCACTGTCATTGTTCTGCTGGATGGGAATGGGAATGAGATCACCCGTGGCAGCGGATCGCTGACCTCGACCCAGCCCGCTGGTTCTTACTTTGTCCAGATCCAATCCGCTTCAGGGACCGGGTACTATAACCTGATCGCCACCAGGGAGGCGGGTTCAAGCCCGACAGCGACCCCGACCATCCCCACAGGCACAGATACATCTGGAACGATAACGCCTATCGTAACCGCCACGCCAACTTTACCAGGCGGCGGGGAGACTCCTATCGTCACTGAAACCCCGCTGGTCTCCGAAACTCCTTCCGGAAGCCAGACGCCCATCGTCACAACCACGGACACGGTATCCACGCCGGTGGTGACGGAGACCGTGATCACAACCGGAACGCCTCTTGTAACTGAGACGCCTTTGCTCACGGAAACGCCCATCATCACCAGTACGCCGCCGATTGCAACGAACACCGCCATCCCGACTCCCACAGGTCCATATGTGTGGACGGATGTCATCCAGTCCACACTTTCGATCGGCGAATCAAGTTTGGTGACGGTCGGCTTGTATAACGTGCCGGTCAGCGGTTACACAAGCGCGGAATTGACTTGTACATATGATGCCGCGCTGCTGGAAGCCAGCAATGTGCTGGTTGCCAGTCTCTTTGGACCTGATCCGGTTTCTGCAATGAACGGTCCGCAAAACGGACAGTTCGTCCTTGCCGTGGCGGGAAGCAATGGCAATAAAGCCACGACAAGCGGTACGGTGTTTACCTTCATGGCGCGCGGCTTGCAGCCCGGGCAGACGCCCGTTCAGTGTACAGCGCGTGTTTCCAGCGGGCAGGGTACTCTGGATTCCATTGCCTATATTCCCGATAGCGTCACAATTCTTGGGGTTGCACCCTCGCCAACAGGTGTCATTCCCACCTCGGCTGTGGTCAACGGGCAGGTGTTTGCAAGCAAAACAGTGACCATCCAGTTGTACGATGCAGGCGATCAATTGGTTGTCTCCCAGATCGCCAACCCGAATGGGACGTTCAATATCCCGATCTCAGGCGGCGCGTACACCATCGTCGCCTCCGCGGCTGGATTTTTGAATGCGCAGGCGTCCATCACGTTGACGGACGGTGTCATCACCACCATGCCGACGGTCAGCCTGCCGGCGGGCGATATTGACGGGAACGGTGTGATCGATCAATTCGATGCGCTGACCATCGGGATGAACTACAACGCCTCTTTCCCCGCCGTAGCGGACTTGAACAACGACGGCGTGATCAACGTCCTTGACCTTGAACTGCTCGCCGCGAACTACCGCAGGGCGGGCGCGCTTGCCTGGCAATAGAATAAAAAAAGTCCCTCTCCTGCTTGGGGACACGCGCCACAAAAGGAGAGGGGCAGGGGATTCGTCTTCTTAAAACTCGATCTCCCCGATCTGCTCGAAGTTGATGTCGAACAGTTCCTCGGCTTCGGTTTCCAATTCAGCGTCGAGCGCGTCGCCCGCGCGGACGCCGCGATTGCAATAGGAACGATACGGGCAGTAACTGCACTTCGCCGCCTCATCCGTTTTCGGGTAGTCTGAAGCGGATGCGATCTCCCCGGCGAGACGGGTCAGGGCATCCCAATCCCGTTTGAATTGGTCGGTTTGATAGGGGAAGACCGCGGGATCATTCGGAAAATCCGAAAACCAGTACCGCATTTCGACTTGCTCGGGCTGAATGGACTTGCCGCCGTTGAGATGCGCACCAGCATGGACAAGCAAGGCGCGATACACCCGCGTCTGCCAGCGGATTGCCAGCCATTCGTTCTTTGGGCGTTTGCGATAGGTCTTCCAATCGTAGATGATGATTTTTTCTTTATCGACGGCGATTAGGTCATACTTCGCCACCAGCCGGAACTTCCCCAACGGCGCGGAGAGGGCGACCTCGGTCTTGAGATTTTTTAGACCCGTGAGACTGGTCAGACTATCCGACTGTACAAAATTCTCCCACCAACGCTGCAGGTTGTCCGTAGTTGCAAGTTTTGCCACCTGTCCGGCGGGGATGCCGATGAAATATTGCTGTGCCAGCCGGTGAAAATATTCGCCCTCCTGCAGGTGCTTTTCGTTTTCGAGCGCGGGTTCGGTCTCGATGGCGGGATACGCCAGCCGCTGAAGATAGCGCAGTTCGAACCGGCGCGGACAATCGTTGTAATCCTGTAAGGATGACTGGCTTAATGTGGTCAATTGGATGGACATGACCTTATTTTGCCACAGAATTTTATGCCTATGCTATACTTTGAAAAAATTCGGAGTTTTATATGGGACAGGATACGCAGGTAGCTGTTTTCATTGATTATGACAATATCGAAAGAAGCGTAACGGAAATCTTCGGCAAAACTGTCGATGTGGACTGGCATCGCATTTTCAACTATGCCTCGCAGGTGGGGAGGGTGGTGGTGCGCCGCGCCTATGCAGATTGGGCGGAAGCCTCCAGCCGGCAGCGTCAACTGCTCAGCCTCGGCGTGGAATTGATCCACGTCAACAGCAAACGCGGCAAGAACGCGGCGGACATCCGTATTGTGCTGGATACGATGGAGCTTTTATACAATAAAAGCGATTCGTTCACGCACGTCCTGCTTGCTTCCGGTGACGGGGATTTCACGGAGCTGGTGCATCGTCTGCGCGCACAGGGCAAGACCGTGATCGGATTGGGTATCAGCGGCACGACCGCGGAATATCTGGTCAATGCCTGCGATAAATTCGTTTTTTACGACAAGTGGCAGGGCGTGAACAAGGTCAAGAAGACGGGGCAGAACGGCGGGGGGAATCAGACGTCGCAGAAACAGCAGCCAGCCCAAAAGAAGGTGGAAGCGCCGCGTCCCGCCCCGACCCTTGGCACGCCCGCTCCCATCCCGCCTGAGAAACGGCTGGAGCGCT from Anaerolineales bacterium includes:
- a CDS encoding CehA/McbA family metallohydrolase, which translates into the protein MHEAIINLHMHTRYSDGSGTHKDIAAAALRAGVDAVIVTDHNILVDGFEGYYKEKNKKVLMLIGEEVHDQARDPQKNHLLVFGVNREMATFAQHPQNLINQVREAGGLAFLAHPDDPEAKAFNETDISWEDWSVQNYTGIELWNALSELKTVVPTKLHGAFYAYFPAFVASQPIPNTLSRWDELLATGKKVVAIGGSDAHALHMNMGPLHRVIFPYEFHFRTVNTHALLSGPLSGDLTSDKALIYKALAAGHCFVGYDLPAPTRGFRFTAQGREGVAKMGDEIPAKFGVTLQAKLPSPAEIRLLKDGQVIQTWKNKDACTHITAEPGVYRIEAYRRYLGKRRGWIYSNPIYVR
- the secG gene encoding preprotein translocase subunit SecG, with product MTSFLDIALIITSVGLILSVILQSKGAGLGGLTGADTGGVFTARRGIERILFWVTIGLSVLFFALVIAILIVGR
- a CDS encoding peptide ABC transporter substrate-binding protein; amino-acid sequence: MKRLRWQILVVAVTLVIVTLLLLSQQPVSVITLPEAAPGGIYTEALVGSMGRLNPMLDWNNPADRDINRLIFSGLMKFDSRGLPQPDLADAWGASADGTVYNFSIRQNAQWHDGQPVTSDDVIFTIELIKSSGSLFPQDIKDLWSQVEVRKLDEKTLQVRLPEPFAPFLDYATFGIMPRHLLESVPADQLASAEFNLNPVGSGPYRFDRLLVSGGQITGVVLVANTNYYLRPPFIEQVVFRFYPTSAAAFDAYRRGEVLGVSQLTNDVLEAALREPTLSVYTSRLPQMGLVFLNNNNPNVAFLQSDKVRRALMLGLNRTIIVSHILQGQAIIADGPILPGSWAYFDEIEQFDYNPDAAMQLLKEEGFVIPVGGGEVRSKDGQFLSFSLLYPDTPLHAQIAQAIQSDWALIGVRVELQAVPYDSLVNDYLATRNYQAALADLNTSRTPDPDPYLFWHQSEATGGQNYSQWDNRTASEFLEVARTTADFSERARLYRNFQVVFARDMPSLPLYYPVYSYGVDAQLQGVQVAPLYDTSDRLALIAEWYLVTRRILETTPVPTNAP
- a CDS encoding dipeptidase, which produces MSDVQKALEYVRGNRERFLSELKEFLAIPSISTLDENKGDVRRAAEWTAAQLRSIGMKKVKIMPTGGHPVVYGEWMGAGKSAPTIMIYGHYDVQPVDPVELWKSDPFKAEVRGDYLFGRGSSDMKGQVVASLKAVEAILRTGEAPVNIKWLVEGEEEIGSEHLGDFIKKNKKLLASDFCLNPDAGMIAPDKPTITTGLRGLAYFELRVYGPSKDLHSGLFGGTIHNPAQALIELVAGMHDKNGKITLPGFYDKVRKLSKKERADFKRLPVSKKDLLAITGVPDLWGEPQFIPAERVGARPTLEVNGLLSGFTGQGSKTVLPAWAMAKISCRLVPDQTPEEVEKQMRAYLKKNAPKTIKWELINLHNAGAALVETDSAGVRALSSALESVWGKRPYFKREGGSIGSVVLLQDYVGADSLLTGFGLPDDNVHSPNERMHLPTWYKGIEAFTHFFYNFK
- a CDS encoding DUF1385 domain-containing protein, with the translated sequence MEDRIISYGGQAVIEGVMMRGQKAYAVAMRAPDGEIVVHTEKLANVYRSKITKIPFLRGVILLWDALGLGMRALTLSANTQTGEDEKLEGPALYLTLGLSLAFSIGLFFLLPAGIGGWAEHALAQTTSALWVGNLLEGVLRLLLLIGYIWAISFMPDIKRVFMYHGAEHKTINAYEAGAELTPENVAKYPIEHPRCGTAFLLTLVLLSILVFTALGPLPIGWRLATRVLFIPILAGIAVEYIRWTANHLKKPIVQWLIKPNLALQHLTTRTPDLAMLEVAIHSFQSMRKAESEIVT
- a CDS encoding phosphodiester glycosidase family protein, whose amino-acid sequence is MKRWLWLIPASLLIFAGAYFLFTVGRPAPVPVKREIYEGVVYRRIVHYLPHAMIAHVIVVDRRTADAEFIVTPPDEVEGGTLQARTTSAFLEEFGVQIAINGDGFFPWWSRSPVDYYPHSGDPVTPNGFAAHRGTVYADGLQNENNEPTMYVSRRNEITFLRQPGNLFHAISGDRMLIQGGEIVAGLDDEIIHPRTAVGINRNGRFVYLVVVDGRQPFYSAGATFLELAELMKDLDIHFAMALDGGGSSTLVMMGEDGNAVILNSPIDSYIPGRERPVANHFGVLIR
- a CDS encoding carboxypeptidase regulatory-like domain-containing protein, with the protein product MKTSIPVRVLLLAVMLVSALGTSTQAFAKSEAAPFLPAQIIIRSTTFWDATFSGTVNADRFERWSLQIEEASSFSVTVTALTGDLVPSIYLLDSGENEIASAAGVPSETVLTTTQPAGEFFIQIQPASGGGTYSMVIRKTDAPVVDPNAVIVLNPASIDIGDVSTATVMLNNVPEGGYASAEFTCSYDVAFVEVSNISEAGLFGSDSAVVLNGPQDGSFIIAIAGSNGQRAMSSGAAFTFSVLGLQAGQTTITCQVRVSTGNSLTTLDPVSVTLTIAEPEGTITGTVLASKPVTVTLYNQDSSVAATTTADENGNFSMTAPPGSYTIVASALGFLKAQGSPTVTGGGTTVMQTIQLLAGDIDGNDVIDQFDAMTIGFNYGLSTPDAADLNNDGIIDVLDLELLAANYRQAGALNWQ
- a CDS encoding cohesin domain-containing protein; the encoded protein is MKRIASFLIAAFCLFFAPSAGAQASESIWITASADSFKTGETLIVTVHAVSATPVQGFTIQIRYDPACLEPVNAASPVPGMNGLLLPQGAGLADATFASTSPQLANGIVAEVRFTTLGACQTDVKLESAALAVKNESGFAAPLEGVTVEERIIPLTISAERGTPQDIPLVGTPLSLGVEADSPFRLSTEMSIVLGVIGFFMLIGIFVLIRILKGSGLNR